From Parcubacteria group bacterium ADurb.Bin159, a single genomic window includes:
- a CDS encoding helix-turn-helix protein — protein MSKSIYSKDYKETIEKLKKARFEVGLKQEDVAKKLKKPQSYISKIERGERRIDITELKELSKIYKKDINYFI, from the coding sequence ATGAGCAAGTCAATTTATTCAAAAGATTATAAAGAAACTATTGAAAAGCTTAAAAAAGCTAGGTTTGAGGTTGGCTTGAAACAGGAAGATGTTGCAAAAAAATTAAAAAAACCTCAGTCGTATATATCAAAAATCGAAAGAGGCGAACGTAGGATTGATATAACAGAGTTAAAAGAGTTATCAAAAATATACAAAAAAGATATAAATTATTTTATTTAA